TAGATTGGAACATCGACTAAAAGAGCTGGAGCAGCGGATCAACAACACTGTGGAGCAGACCGAGCAAAGCTGCTCATACCTGGAAAACGACCTCAAGGACTATTTCCACAGAGAACTGGGGGACCTCAGGACAGTGTTCCTGGACCGGTTTGATGACCAGGCATTCAGGATTGCAGATGTGGAGCTAGATGTAGGGCTGGTAAAAGACAGTGTGAGAAACCATGACAAGAGGCTGTCAAAGCTGGAAAACAACACTTTCTTTTTGAGCCAGAGGTTGGAAGAGTGCAGCTGTGTCGGAtctgaaggagaaggaggaaagacaCCACCTCCTGGtgacagaggaaatgaaggaggAAGGTGGGGAGCAGGTGCTGGGGGAAGACCTCCGggaggagcaagaggagaaggaggtgacATGAGAGCAAGTGGAAATGAAGGAGGACCTACAGGAGGAAGTACACAGGGAGGATTTTCTGGgactgaaggagaaagagaaaacacaacagaaaaatcactGGAGTGGAGAGTGATTGCCAACGAGGACCAGATTAGACATTTTAATACTCAACTCAAAGACCTATCTGTGTCTGGAGACTCTCTACATGACAAGGTGAGATACGGACTTCTCACAGTGTTTGAAAATGATAGCTGTAGTCATTTAATGATGTCAACAATTTATCAATGTAGAAGCGGCTGCAAATACAAATATATGCTGGAAAAAAATCTTCCATAAAGACATACTctgtttttaaaacagattCTTACCAACATGAAACTACAGTGAATaataacagaacagaaatgaataGCAGAGCTTTAGATGAGACTGGGCTTCTGTTAATccaatctttttttatttttttttcaaaacataaacCTGAACATTTAACTCCTACTGTGGAATAACTAACTTTAATAGGATTTCTGTGTTGTTAATCTGAAGCTGATTTCATGtctataaaataaaatcaaattaaaccaATATAAACGGAATTAAGTAGGAAAGTGGAaagaataaatatattattactGTTGATATGATCCTTAAGAATTTAACATGCAAATCATCACCAAGGTTGTGGATCTGAGCCATGACGTCCGAAAGATCAAGGCTTTGACTGGGGATCATGGCGAACACTTTAACCGAATTGTGACGGAGGTAGAGCTGCTAGGACATGACTGCGAGCTGTGcaggaggatggaggaagagCTGCAGAGGCTGAAGAATCATTCCCAGGATGCACTGGGGCAGATGCAGAGCCACATCAACAGACTCCAGACCAGACTGGACTCAGGCTGCTTCCAGACATGTTCACACCTGGAGAATGAAGTCCGTCTGCTGCGAGATGATGTTAGGAGCTGCACTGGCCATTGTAAAAGCAGCCCGGATATCCCAGCAGGTCAGGTCATACCAATCAATGATCCTTCATTTAACCCGAGTCTCgtgagttacttttgtcaaCCTGTCAATCTTCTCATTTTTACACAGCAactatctatctgtctgtgtctctgtctatGTCACTGATAACGATAGCAgacacagatttttttaaggCATCAACATATTTTTAAGTAAATTATGCTAAAAACGGTTTTGgtatgcaaaaataaaagaacctCCTGATGAGACAGACTAGCTGTTTAATGTGACTTTACATTCTTAAAAAATTATGAGCAGATTATTAAAGTTGTATGCACGCAAAACCTCCACCAGGTGGTGGTTCTGGTGGCACTGGTGGTGCCAGTGGACATGGACCTGGCTTGGATACTGAGAAACCTTTAGATGGCCACAGTGTGATTGGAGGCTCCATCAGTAATAACCAGCTGAAGACGCTGCAGGGTGAACTGTCTGAGGTCATCCTCACCTTCAGTTCCATCAATGACACCCTGAAAGGGCTTgaacacacagtgcagaaacatggcagtgtCATCACCGACCTTGGTGAGCCCAGCTCAGTGATGCACATTCTATGCGTTCATTACTGCGTATTTTTTGGCTAACATTAACTCATTCATCCTTGGATTTCTGACAGGAAATACCAAGGATAAGATCATCTCTGAGCTGGACAAAATCCAGCAGGAGGTGAGAGAGCACATCGAAGATAGCCGTGACCATCTGGACGGGATGGACCGGGATGTCCGACGGTTTGAGAGTACACTGCTGGTGGAGATGGGAGACTGTAAGAGGTCTTCAGATGGACTAGAGAAGAGGCTGTCAAAGCTTGAGGGAGTCTGCGGGAGACTGGATGGTGTCTCTGACTCCATTCTCAAGATCAAGGAAGGTATGATTGATTTTGATAGTGTTTTCTCTTATTGTTTTCCCTTAGAAATGCCTATTTGTAGTGCCCATGAGAAACACATATCAGTTTCTTTTATGTGTTGCTCATGGGCACTTCAGATTATTTAAAAATTCAACAAGCCTGTTCACCTGCAGCTTACAGCTCTTTGATCGGATGTCTCAAGTAAATATTTGACCTTAGTCAGATGACTCTGTATGAATACTTAAATATATGTTGTCCTGTGTTGTGATATATCGTGTGTTTTAAATTGTCCTTTTTTTGATATGTTGTGATGCCTCGTGTTCAGGACTGAACCGTCATGTGTCAAGTTTGTGGTCGTGTGTTTCTGGCCTGAATGACTCAGTCGTCCATCATGGAGGAATTGTGgattttattcagaaaaatCAGGATGACATCTACAGCAGGATGAAAAACCTTAACTCAAGCCTGAACCATGCTCTCAAAGACCTACAGAGCTTCTCTGAGCACAATCTGACTGGTGAGCTGGACTGTACTCTTCTTTCTTATTCTATTTTTCAGCCTCACAGTAACGATTTATTACAGCGGTCCTTCACTTTTCTGTTCAGGTTTCTTACCTCAGTCATGAAAATATGAATCCTGATTCTCTAAACACTGGGTTGAATCATTACTTTTGGTTTAACTGAAACAGCAGCTTTGACATTTGTGTTCATTGTCAGTTCATATCTTTTATGTCATTACACAGGCCTGCCTGGGCTCCAGGGACCCCCAGGGGAAAGAGGCTTCAATGGGCTGCCTGGTCCTCGAGGGCCTCTGGGGCCTCCGGGGCCCCCGGGACGACAAGGTGAAAGTGGAGCACGAGGTTTGCCCGGTAtgatattttatatgtttatataacCTGATGatatagaagaagaagaatcactttattggcagtatatatatttttacatacacacactgaatttcgtcttctgcatttgacccatccttagttgaacacacatgcaacacccggtaaattacatgcagtgaaacacacacaggagcagtgggcagcattaagtgcccggggagcagattggggggttaagtgccttgctcaagggctcatcagccggctaatgcatttttttttttgcactaaTATGGAGCGGGAAAGAAATTGATTAGAGCAAATGTTGAATCAAATCCTGAATGTAGACACTTCATGGTCCTTGTCAGACTGCAGCTTGATAAATTGATAATTACCTCCACCCTTTTTTCTACATCACATATTTGCACCATATTGCATATTGTACAAGTTGTCTTCTGTTGTACATATTTTCTATGTTTATATTCTTGATATTTTCTTATGTCAAACACAGTAGTGGGGGAGGAAACAACACAATGTGGAGATATGTTGAGTATGTGACGAATACAAAGTTGAGTAAGAGATAGAGTTTATCAAAATATGTGAATAAATGGCAACAGACTAAGCAGGGAATTCCTAGCATCCCTCTCCCCCACAACAGCTCCATCACCTTTTGGGGGATTCCAAGGCGTTCCCAGATTAGATGGGAATTGATTGACCCAGTGAATTGAAGATTTACCTTGGTGTCTACTTCCAGTTGGATGCACCCAGACAACCTGAGAAGGGAGATGCTGAGAGGGCATCCTAATCAGATGACATGAAAGAGGAGCTGCTTTACTCTAAGATCACACTGGATGTCTGAGCTTCTCACCCTATCTGTAAGGCTGAGCCAAGCCACCCTGTGGAGAAAACTCTTTGTGGCCAGGGTGAGGGCTGGAATGTAGATCAACTGGTAAACTGAGAGCTTAACCTTCCAGCTCTGGTTTGGTTTGCCCGTATTACTGCTTATGCTGCACCAAACCATCTGTCCATCTCATGTTCCCATCAGTTGTGAACAAgttgtgaacaagaccccaagatactAACTCATTCACTTGAGGAAACAACCCATTCCCTTAACTCAGAGAGGGCACTCCACTGCAGAGATCCACGGCTTAGACTTGGAGGAACTGACtatcaagaagaagaatcagctttattgacagtatatatatatatatttacatacacacactgaatttcgtcttctgcatttgacccatccttagttgaacacacacacgcaacacctggcaaattacatgcagtgaaacacacacaggagcagtgggcagcatcaagcacccggggagcatatacTCAGCGGGTTGACACTCAACTGCAAAGTGTTCCAGTATATGCTGAAGGTCACAGGCTGAAGCCAACAGAACCATGTCATCTGCAAAAACCAGAGAAGCAGTCCTGAAGTTCCCAAACTGGACTGACTCCTCACTCCAGCTGTGCCTTGATTGCACCTCTCCATGAATATCACAAACAGGATCAGAGAGAAGGCACATCCAACACCCACTGAAAACGACGACAAAGCTGGTCCACAGTTCCGTGGCCAGGGCAGAATTCACATTGCGCCTTCTGAATTTGATCCTCCTATCAAGCACCTAGGGATGCCGAGTAATGTGATACCCAGATGTCACCCTGGcatcacaaaatgtatttttggcCATAATTCATATACTAATTATAACAAAATTTTGCATGTCTAACAGGATAAATTGATGAAGTGATGATATTTTGTGTCATcacaaggtcaaaggtcagcttcactgtgacatcataatgttttctgtccattattcagcagcagaacagaagggcagatcAGGACCGGATTTTACATGTGGTCATGTAgtgaactggtgacactaatcttaGGTGTCCACCTTCGATCTGTGCTGATATTAGAGATCTTTTGTACTGCTgggttgaacatgtgtgtgaagcatccatatTTCACAATCTGTAGCTTTACTGCAccaacatccatatttgaagctttgtagtccaccTTAGGTTCATTGGTTtggatgatactgagcttcaggtgctTGTTTCTGCAGCATGTGATGATGCTCTCTGTCAGACATGGATATAAACCACAACTTGACTGGTTCATGGAATCATTCAACCATGTGACTTTGGATGTTTCCTTGGAATAAAGTGTCATGGCTGTAAACAGGCTGAAACAGCCTGTAACATTTCATTCATGCTTGTTTACTGTAATCTTAATGTAATCTCTCTTTATAGCTGATTCACTCTATATGGTTGTGTTCATAGGGATTACAGTCACTCCAACATCAGAATTCAACATAAGGATAAAGTCACAATATGAACATGTCTGCTATTATTACTGTAGAATATAgagatatatctatatatagttatgaatataaaatgagtATTTAATCTGTATTTAAATACAGAGTTAAGATCTGTTGACCAGTTGAAGTTTAACAATGAAAGCTATGACAAAAATACTTGAGGCCAAACATTATTTTAAGTGTGAAGctacagtaaaataaaagtgaagtataaaaaatgtaatctgtgACATATTTCTATTGTCATTTGTCAGTAAATAAcaaaagatgagaaaagagTAGAACATACAAATTAACTATATCTAATGCAGTTTTATTCAATAGTCTGTAGTCACACATAATTTCTGATTGTTCAAGCAATCTTTT
The Scatophagus argus isolate fScaArg1 chromosome 1, fScaArg1.pri, whole genome shotgun sequence DNA segment above includes these coding regions:
- the LOC124064372 gene encoding EMILIN-1-like, which translates into the protein MAAVLLLLLALWTCGHAKSAFPPRASYSLYSGGHAHGARAASRHRNWCAFVVTKTVSCVVEDGVETYVKPDYHPCTWGGGQCSRVVLYRTYMRPRYKVAYKMVTEMEWKCCQGYSGEDCNVGPAGGAGTQIPITRPGGGGGSGQSDEKMRQMEEKIQSLTKNLQDLQSTLNTMKEQLQQGVSKTGFSGGDGSTSSGGRNPADAAQPEIKETIHNIQTKLDQLDNRTQAHDKTLVSINNHLVNGKGNDLDRGLPGGVLSGGRLNLLKEEILKELERRVSLSCSSCQAGVEDLSRQQQEHRERIHALEKQLNAMDVRYRQGLDGLRQEVIRSQGCCDVINDLQTRIAETERKISSASENLDVLQKHVDKELSGRHRSSSNNDGGFRGGGVGASGEIGGGGRDSVVTQDRLEHRLKELEQRINNTVEQTEQSCSYLENDLKDYFHRELGDLRTVFLDRFDDQAFRIADVELDVGLVKDSVRNHDKRLSKLENNTFFLSQRLEECSCVGSEGEGGKTPPPGDRGNEGGRWGAGAGGRPPGGARGEGGDMRASGNEGGPTGGSTQGGFSGTEGERENTTEKSLEWRVIANEDQIRHFNTQLKDLSVSGDSLHDKVVDLSHDVRKIKALTGDHGEHFNRIVTEVELLGHDCELCRRMEEELQRLKNHSQDALGQMQSHINRLQTRLDSGCFQTCSHLENEVRLLRDDVRSCTGHCKSSPDIPAGGGSGGTGGASGHGPGLDTEKPLDGHSVIGGSISNNQLKTLQGELSEVILTFSSINDTLKGLEHTVQKHGSVITDLGNTKDKIISELDKIQQEVREHIEDSRDHLDGMDRDVRRFESTLLVEMGDCKRSSDGLEKRLSKLEGVCGRLDGVSDSILKIKEGLNRHVSSLWSCVSGLNDSVVHHGGIVDFIQKNQDDIYSRMKNLNSSLNHALKDLQSFSEHNLTGLPGLQGPPGERGFNGLPGPRGPLGPPGPPGRQGESGARGLPGLPGVDAHVPKLSFSAALTVPMERAGTIIFDKIFVNEGEFYDQRTGIFTAPIDGRYFFSAILTGHKNEKIEAVLSKSNYGMARVDSGGYQPEGLENNPVAEAKTTPGSLAVFNIILPLQTRDTVCIDLVMGKLAHSVEPLTIFNGMLLYEDI